The following are from one region of the Eubacterium sp. MSJ-33 genome:
- a CDS encoding bifunctional glycosyltransferase family 2/GtrA family protein has protein sequence MQKKNIPIIIPAYEPDERLPELLKNLNDQNIGPVIIVNDGSSEQYDPIFEEAEELIKKFSGELLVHEVNKGKGRALKTAFDYVLSHYPDAVGVVTADSDGQHTPKNINEVIQALIQNENKLVLGVRKFDGEGIPWKSRFGNSVTEKVFKYVSGVHVTDTQTGLRGIPRQFMRELLDVKGERFEFEMRMLLESAGRYDILEIPIETIYDSEENHQTHFHPIKDSIKIYKILGGKFFKYILSSGSSCILDLALFALLCHLLKAGFPDVYIAIATVSARVVSAIYNYIMNYKVVFRSSESVGKSGGKYFMLAVIQMSLSAGLVTLLVKCFSIVPEIVFKIIVDTSLFFISYHIQQKYIFKRK, from the coding sequence ATGCAGAAGAAAAATATACCAATTATAATTCCGGCGTATGAACCGGATGAACGATTGCCGGAGTTACTTAAAAATCTAAATGATCAGAATATTGGCCCGGTAATCATTGTGAATGATGGCAGTTCGGAACAATATGATCCTATTTTTGAAGAGGCAGAAGAATTGATAAAAAAATTCAGTGGAGAGCTTCTTGTTCATGAAGTAAACAAGGGAAAAGGAAGGGCATTAAAGACAGCATTTGATTATGTTTTATCGCATTATCCGGATGCGGTTGGTGTTGTTACAGCGGATTCGGATGGACAACATACGCCTAAGAACATCAACGAAGTAATACAGGCATTAATTCAGAATGAAAATAAATTAGTTTTAGGCGTTCGTAAATTTGATGGCGAGGGGATTCCGTGGAAAAGCAGATTTGGAAATTCTGTGACAGAGAAGGTATTTAAATACGTTTCGGGAGTACATGTTACAGATACGCAGACGGGGTTGCGTGGTATTCCAAGGCAATTTATGCGGGAATTGTTAGATGTCAAAGGGGAACGTTTTGAGTTTGAAATGCGGATGCTTCTTGAGTCTGCCGGCAGATACGATATTTTGGAGATCCCAATCGAAACAATTTATGATTCGGAGGAGAACCATCAGACGCACTTTCATCCGATAAAGGATTCCATTAAGATATATAAGATATTAGGTGGTAAATTCTTTAAATATATATTATCTTCCGGATCATCATGTATTCTTGATCTGGCATTGTTTGCGTTATTATGTCATCTGTTGAAAGCAGGTTTTCCGGATGTCTATATAGCAATTGCAACAGTATCAGCAAGAGTTGTATCGGCAATATACAATTATATAATGAACTATAAAGTTGTATTTAGGAGCAGCGAATCTGTAGGCAAGTCAGGTGGAAAATATTTCATGTTAGCTGTTATCCAGATGAGCCTTAGCGCAGGTCTGGTAACGTTGTTGGTGAAGTGCTTTTCTATAGTGCCAGAGATTGTATTTAAAATAATTGTGGATACCAGTTTGTTCTTTATCAGTTATCATATACAACAAAAATATATATTTAAGAGGAAATAG